The genomic region CAAAAGAGGATACAAAGCCCCGAAACCGCAAGAAGAAGCTGTTGAAAATGAATTTGAACAAGCAGTAGAAATCGACGAAAAAGGAAGTACTACTGCCGGAGTTTTTAATAAATTGGACGAAGGTGCTTCCAAAACGGAAGAATGGGTGGCTAGAAATCAGAAATATATTTTCGGATTTGTAGGTGCTATTGCTATTGCAACGGCAGGTTATCTTTTGTATGACAAATTTGTAGTAGAACCGAAAGAGGACGATGCTGCAAATGAAATGTTCCAGGCACAACAATATTTCCAACAAGCTGTTGAAGGACAGGCTGCCGATTCACTTTTCGCCTTATCATTAAAAGGCGGTGAAGGTAAATTAGGATTCCTTGGAATCGTAGATAACTATTCCGGAACAAAAGCGGCTAACTTAGCGCATTATTATGCAGGTATGGCATACCTGAATACGGCAAAATACAAAGAAGCGGTTCAGCAGTTGGAGCAGTTTTCTTCCGATGATATGATGCTTAAAGCCTTAGCTTTAGGAGGTATCGGAGATGCTTTTTCAGAACTTGATAAAAAAGAAGATGCTTTAACGTACTATAAAAAAGCGGCTGAAGCAAATGATAACGAATATACAACACCACGATTTTTATTTAAAGCCGGACAAGTTGCGTTGGCATTGAATAAAAAAGCGGATGCAGCCAAATTCTTTACGCAAATTAAAGAAAAATACGAAGGTTCTGCAGAAGGTGCTAATATCGATGCGTTGATCGCAATGACCGAATAATATGGCGACAGCTAATAAAAATTTATCCAATTACGATAAAAACACAATCCCAAACGCGAAAGATTTTCGGTTTGGGATTGTTGTTTCGGAATGGAACGATAAAGTAACAGAAGGATTGTATTCCGGTGCCGAAGCCGCTTTGCTGGATTGTGGCGCTTTGGAAAGTAATCTGGTTCGTTGGAATGTGCCCGGCAGTTTCGAACTGATTTACGGTGCCAAAAAAATGATTGAAACCCAGAATGTAGATGTGGTTATTGTAATCGGATGCGTAATAAAAGGGGAAACCATGCATTTTGAATTTGTTTGCGAAGGTGTAACACAGGGAATCAAAGACCTGAACGTGCAAACCGATGTGCCGGTGATTTTCTGCGTCTTAACCGATAATAACGAACAACAGTCGATCGACAGAAGTGGTGGTGTTCATGGGAATAAAGGAACCGAAGCGGCTATCGCAGCCATCAAAATGGCAGATCTTCGGAAAAAAGCATAAAAAATCAAGTTATATAATTAGAACCTGTAATGTTTTGCGTTACAGGTTCTTTGTTTTTAGAGGGTTGACCATTAACAAAAAATTGAGAGGCTTCATTCGTTAAATGTCTGTCATTTTCTTTAAATTTGGTGGTTCAGAAGGAAAACCCTTTTTTAATCTAAACAGCTTCAAAACATACGAATGTCGAGTATTATCCAATTACTTCCCGATCATGTTGCCAATCAGATTGCCGCGGGTGAGGTGGTGCAGCGTCCTGCCTCTGTTGTCAAGGAATTGATAGAAAATGCGGTGGATGCCGGTGCAACAGAAATTAAATTAATCGTGAAAGATGCGGGTAAAACGCTTATTCAGGTAATTGATAACGGTAAAGGAATGAGTGTTACCGATGCGCGTTTGTGTTTTGAACGTCATGCGACCTCCAAGATTCGTCATGCGGAAGATTTGTTTTCACTTCATACCAAAGGGTTTCGCGGGGAAGCTTTGGCTTCGATTGCGGCAATTGCTCATGTGGAGATGAAAACCAAACAGGATCAGGAAGAACTGGGGACGCATATTGTGATCGAAGGAAGTAAGTTTGTATCGCAGGAAGTAGCCGTATTGCCAAAGGGAACGTCCTTTTCCGTAAAAAACCTCTTTTTTAATATTCCGGCACGACGTAATTTCCTAAAATCGGATACCGTGGAGTTTCGCCATGTGATTGATGAGTTCGAACGGGTCGCGTTGGCGCATGCCAATATTCATTTTGTACTGTTTCACAATGGAAGTGAAATGTTTAACCTGCCGGCTTCGAATTTCCGACAACGGATCGTAAATGTATTTGGCGGGAAGACCAACGAAAAGCTGGTTCCGGTTAAAGAAAGTACCGAGATTGTCGAAATTCAGGGGTTTGTAGGAAAACCGGAGTTTGCTAAAAAGAGCCGCGGTGAACAGTTTTTCTTTGTCAACGATCGGTTTATTAAAAGTCCTTATCTGCATCATGCGGTTATGGCTGCCTACGAAGGATTGTTAAAAGACGGTTGCCAGCCAAGTTATTTCCTATATCTG from Flavobacterium sp. WV_118_3 harbors:
- a CDS encoding tol-pal system YbgF family protein yields the protein MATYNKRGYKAPKPQEEAVENEFEQAVEIDEKGSTTAGVFNKLDEGASKTEEWVARNQKYIFGFVGAIAIATAGYLLYDKFVVEPKEDDAANEMFQAQQYFQQAVEGQAADSLFALSLKGGEGKLGFLGIVDNYSGTKAANLAHYYAGMAYLNTAKYKEAVQQLEQFSSDDMMLKALALGGIGDAFSELDKKEDALTYYKKAAEANDNEYTTPRFLFKAGQVALALNKKADAAKFFTQIKEKYEGSAEGANIDALIAMTE
- the ribH gene encoding 6,7-dimethyl-8-ribityllumazine synthase, which encodes MATANKNLSNYDKNTIPNAKDFRFGIVVSEWNDKVTEGLYSGAEAALLDCGALESNLVRWNVPGSFELIYGAKKMIETQNVDVVIVIGCVIKGETMHFEFVCEGVTQGIKDLNVQTDVPVIFCVLTDNNEQQSIDRSGGVHGNKGTEAAIAAIKMADLRKKA